The following are encoded together in the Streptococcus oralis genome:
- the gatA gene encoding Asp-tRNA(Asn)/Glu-tRNA(Gln) amidotransferase subunit GatA, with amino-acid sequence MTFNNKTIEDLHNLLVSKEISATELTQATLEDIKSRETAINAFVTIAEEQALAQAKAIDEAGIDADNVLSGIPLAVKDNISTDSILTTAASKMLYNYEPIFDATAVANAKAKGMIVVGKTNMDEFAMGGSGETSYYGATKNAWDHNKVPGGSSSGSAAAVSSGQVRLSLGSDTGGSIRQPAAFNGIVGLKPTYGTVSRFGLIAFGSSLDQIGPFAPTVKENALLLNAIASEDAKDSTSAPVRIADFTSKIGQDIKGIKIALPKEYLGEGIDPEVKETILSAAKHFEKLGAIVEEVSLPHSKYGVAVYYIIASSEASSNLQHFDGIRYGYRAEDATNLDEIYVNSRSQGFGEEVKRRIMLGTFSLSSGYYDAYYKKAGQVRTLIIQDFEKVFANYDLILGPTAPSVAYDLDSLNHDPVAMYLADLLTIPVNLAGLPGISIPAGFSQGLPVGLQLIGPKYSEETIYQAAAAFEATTDYHKQQPVIFGGDN; translated from the coding sequence ATGACTTTTAATAACAAAACGATTGAAGACTTGCACAACCTCCTTGTCTCTAAGGAAATTTCTGCAACTGAATTGACACAAGCCACGCTTGAAGATATCAAGTCTCGCGAGACAGCTATCAACGCTTTTGTCACTATCGCTGAAGAACAAGCCCTTGCTCAAGCTAAAGCCATTGATGAAGCTGGAATCGACGCGGATAATGTCCTTTCAGGAATTCCACTGGCTGTTAAGGATAATATCTCTACAGACAGTATCCTGACAACTGCAGCCTCAAAAATGCTCTACAACTACGAGCCAATCTTTGATGCGACAGCCGTTGCCAATGCAAAAGCCAAGGGCATGATTGTCGTTGGGAAAACCAACATGGACGAGTTTGCCATGGGTGGTTCTGGTGAGACTTCTTACTATGGTGCTACTAAAAATGCTTGGGACCACAACAAGGTTCCTGGTGGTTCATCAAGTGGTTCTGCCGCAGCTGTATCCTCTGGACAAGTCCGCTTGTCACTTGGTTCTGATACGGGTGGTTCCATCCGCCAACCTGCTGCCTTCAACGGGATCGTTGGTCTCAAACCTACCTACGGAACAGTTTCTCGTTTCGGTCTCATTGCCTTCGGTAGTTCGCTAGACCAGATCGGACCTTTTGCTCCAACTGTTAAGGAAAATGCCCTCTTGCTCAATGCGATTGCCAGCGAAGATGCCAAAGACTCTACCTCTGCTCCTGTCCGCATCGCTGACTTTACTTCAAAAATCGGCCAAGATATCAAGGGAATAAAAATTGCTTTGCCTAAGGAATACCTTGGTGAAGGGATTGATCCAGAGGTTAAGGAAACCATTCTGAGTGCAGCCAAACACTTTGAAAAACTTGGTGCTATCGTCGAAGAAGTCAGCCTTCCTCACTCTAAATACGGTGTTGCCGTTTACTACATCATCGCTTCATCAGAGGCCTCCTCAAACCTGCAACATTTTGACGGTATCCGTTACGGCTACCGCGCAGAGGATGCGACTAATCTTGATGAAATCTATGTAAACAGCCGTAGCCAAGGTTTCGGTGAAGAGGTAAAACGCCGTATCATGCTAGGTACTTTCAGCCTTTCATCAGGTTACTATGATGCCTACTATAAGAAAGCTGGTCAGGTCCGTACCCTCATCATCCAAGATTTCGAAAAAGTCTTTGCGAATTACGACTTGATTTTGGGACCAACTGCTCCTAGTGTTGCCTATGACTTGGATTCACTCAACCATGATCCAGTTGCCATGTACTTGGCTGACCTCTTGACCATCCCAGTCAACTTAGCAGGTCTCCCAGGAATTTCCATCCCTGCTGGATTCTCTCAGGGTCTACCTGTCGGTCTCCAATTGATCGGTCCTAAATACTCAGAAGAGACCATTTACCAAGCTGCTGCTGCTTTTGAAGCAACAACAGACTACCACAAACAACAACCCGTGATTTTTGGAGGTGACAACTAA
- a CDS encoding zinc-ribbon domain-containing transport protein: MKKFYALLMTCLLLVFLSVPQIVDAGVGHSRSGGSSRSSSRSSSRSSGGGSRSGGSSYHYYRSGYGSSSDSSASSPYLGFMFILVGGIILVVIVKSLQNKSGDSSSTYTSNDYQTLHRRVEHNTLAISRVKYGDPNFDAEAFTSWVKEVYLKLQVAWTEKNWNSVRALESTSLYSQHSTQLEDHIRAKTTNVLEKVCIENVRIKEFIENPDGNDTLVVILSSTLRDYVIDDETLRVLEGDPKKDLFTVYQLNFIRQHGSQTQAVNPDQVVSDHCPNCGAPLKISAVSECDYCGANLSRSPNQWVLDTYDVVDEDELYN; encoded by the coding sequence ATGAAAAAGTTTTATGCTCTTTTAATGACCTGTTTATTACTTGTTTTTCTATCCGTGCCTCAAATCGTTGATGCGGGTGTCGGACATTCCAGAAGTGGAGGGAGCAGCCGCAGTAGCTCCAGAAGTAGCAGCCGCTCAAGTGGAGGTGGAAGTCGTTCTGGTGGATCATCCTACCACTACTACCGCTCTGGATATGGATCATCCTCTGACAGTTCTGCTAGCTCTCCCTACCTAGGATTTATGTTCATATTAGTCGGAGGAATCATACTAGTTGTTATCGTCAAATCCTTGCAGAATAAGTCTGGAGATTCGAGTTCAACCTACACTAGTAATGATTATCAAACGCTCCATCGTCGAGTTGAACACAACACACTGGCCATTAGCCGTGTGAAATACGGAGATCCGAACTTTGACGCGGAAGCCTTCACATCTTGGGTTAAGGAAGTCTACCTTAAATTGCAGGTTGCCTGGACTGAGAAAAATTGGAACTCTGTCCGCGCTTTGGAAAGTACCAGTCTCTACTCTCAACATAGTACCCAACTTGAGGACCATATTCGAGCTAAAACAACTAATGTTTTAGAGAAAGTTTGTATCGAAAATGTTCGCATCAAGGAGTTCATTGAAAATCCTGACGGAAACGATACCTTAGTGGTGATTCTGTCATCTACCTTGCGGGACTATGTCATTGACGATGAGACTCTTCGTGTCCTTGAAGGAGATCCTAAAAAGGATCTCTTCACCGTGTATCAATTGAACTTTATCCGTCAACACGGTAGCCAAACGCAAGCAGTCAATCCAGACCAAGTTGTGAGCGACCACTGTCCAAACTGTGGCGCCCCATTGAAAATCTCTGCAGTTAGTGAGTGCGACTACTGTGGTGCCAATCTCTCTCGCAGTCCAAACCAATGGGTACTGGATACCTATGATGTTGTGGATGAAGACGAGCTTTATAATTAG
- a CDS encoding peptide chain release factor 3, which produces MTIQEEIKKRRTFAIISHPDAGKTTITEQLLYFGGEIREAGTVKGKKTGTFAKSDWMDIEKQRGISVTSSVMQFDYDGKRVNILDTPGHEDFSEDTYRTLMAVDAAVMVVDSAKGIEAQTKKLFEVVKHRGIPVFTFMNKLDRDGREPLDLLQELEEVLGIASYPMNWPIGMGKAFEGLYDLYNQRLELYKGDERFASLEEGDKLFGSNPFYAQVKDDIELLQEAGNEFSEEAILAGELTPVFFGSALTNFGVQTFLETFLKFAPEPHGHKKTDGEIVDPYDKDFSGFVFKIQANMDPRHRDRIAFVRIVSGEFERGMSVNLPRTGKTAKLSNVTQFMAESRENVTNAVAGDIIGVYDTGTYQVGDTLTVGKNKFEFEPLPTFTPEIFMKVSAKNVMKQKSFHKGIEQLVQEGAIQLYKNYQTGEYMLGAVGQLQFEVFKHRMEGEYNAEVVMSPMGKKTVRWIKPEDLDERMSSSRNILAKDRFDQPVFLFENDFALRWFADKYPDVELEEKM; this is translated from the coding sequence ATGACTATTCAAGAAGAAATCAAGAAACGCCGTACCTTTGCCATCATCTCCCACCCGGACGCTGGGAAAACAACCATCACTGAGCAGTTGCTCTACTTTGGGGGCGAGATTCGTGAGGCTGGTACGGTTAAAGGAAAGAAAACAGGGACTTTTGCCAAATCTGACTGGATGGATATTGAGAAACAACGTGGGATTTCGGTCACTTCATCTGTGATGCAGTTTGACTACGACGGCAAGCGCGTGAATATCCTCGACACACCAGGGCACGAGGATTTCTCAGAAGACACCTATCGGACCTTGATGGCGGTGGATGCTGCGGTCATGGTCGTAGACTCTGCCAAGGGTATAGAGGCTCAAACCAAGAAATTGTTTGAGGTTGTGAAGCACCGTGGCATTCCAGTCTTTACCTTTATGAACAAGCTGGACCGTGACGGTCGTGAGCCACTGGACCTCTTGCAAGAACTAGAAGAAGTCCTTGGTATTGCGAGTTATCCAATGAACTGGCCAATCGGGATGGGGAAAGCCTTCGAAGGCTTGTATGACCTCTATAACCAACGCTTGGAACTCTATAAAGGAGATGAGCGTTTTGCCAGTCTGGAAGAAGGGGATAAGCTCTTTGGAAGCAATCCTTTCTACGCTCAGGTTAAGGACGATATCGAACTGTTGCAAGAAGCAGGGAATGAATTTTCAGAAGAAGCTATTTTAGCGGGTGAATTAACACCAGTCTTCTTCGGCTCAGCTTTGACAAACTTTGGGGTGCAGACCTTCCTTGAGACTTTCCTTAAGTTTGCTCCAGAACCACATGGCCACAAGAAAACAGATGGCGAAATTGTGGACCCTTATGACAAGGATTTCTCAGGATTTGTTTTTAAAATCCAAGCCAACATGGACCCTCGTCACCGTGACCGCATTGCCTTTGTCCGTATCGTATCAGGTGAGTTTGAGCGAGGGATGAGTGTCAATCTGCCTCGTACTGGTAAGACTGCCAAACTATCTAATGTCACTCAGTTTATGGCCGAAAGTCGTGAAAATGTGACCAATGCTGTTGCAGGTGATATCATCGGGGTTTACGATACCGGTACTTATCAGGTTGGAGACACCTTGACGGTTGGAAAAAACAAGTTTGAATTTGAACCCCTTCCAACCTTTACACCTGAGATTTTCATGAAAGTTTCTGCTAAGAACGTTATGAAACAAAAATCCTTCCACAAGGGTATCGAACAATTGGTGCAAGAAGGAGCCATTCAGCTTTATAAGAATTACCAAACTGGCGAGTACATGCTAGGGGCTGTGGGACAACTCCAGTTTGAAGTCTTTAAGCACCGCATGGAAGGCGAGTACAATGCAGAAGTTGTCATGAGCCCAATGGGTAAAAAGACTGTTCGTTGGATCAAGCCTGAGGACTTGGACGAGCGCATGTCCTCAAGCCGCAATATCTTGGCCAAGGACCGTTTTGACCAACCTGTCTTTCTCTTTGAAAACGACTTCGCCCTCCGCTGGTTTGCGGACAAGTATCCAGACGTAGAGTTGGAGGAAAAAATGTAA
- the gatC gene encoding Asp-tRNA(Asn)/Glu-tRNA(Gln) amidotransferase subunit GatC, with translation MKITQEEVTHVANLSKLRFSEEETAAFATTLSKIVDMVELLGEVDTTGVAPTTTMADRKTVLRPDVAEEGTDRDRLFKNVPEKDNYYIKVPAILDDGGDA, from the coding sequence ATGAAAATTACGCAAGAAGAGGTAACACACGTTGCCAATCTTTCAAAATTAAGATTCTCTGAAGAAGAAACTGCTGCCTTTGCGACAACCTTGTCTAAAATTGTTGACATGGTTGAATTGCTGGGCGAAGTCGACACAACTGGTGTCGCACCTACTACGACTATGGCCGACCGTAAGACCGTACTCCGCCCTGATGTGGCCGAAGAAGGAACTGACCGTGACCGCTTGTTTAAAAACGTACCTGAAAAAGACAACTACTATATCAAGGTACCAGCTATCCTAGATGATGGAGGAGATGCTTAA
- the gatB gene encoding Asp-tRNA(Asn)/Glu-tRNA(Gln) amidotransferase subunit GatB: protein MNFETVIGLEVHVELNTNSKIFSPTSAHFGNDQNANTNVIDWSFPGVLPVLNKGVVDAGIKAALALNMDIHKKMHFDRKNYFYPDNPKAYQISQFDEPIGYNGWIEVELEDGTTKKIGIERAHLEEDAGKNTHGTDGYSYVDLNRQGVPLIEIVSEADMRSPEEAYAYLTALKEVIQYAGISDVKMEEGSMRVDANISLRPYGQEKFGTKTELKNLNSFSNVRKGLEYEVQRQAEILRSGGQIRQETRRYDEANKATILMRVKEGAADYRYFPEPDLPLFEISDEWIEEMRTELPEFPKERRARYVADLGLSDYDASQLTANKVTSDFFEKAVALGGDAKQVSNWLQGEVAQFLNAEGKTLEQIELTPENLVEMIAIIEDGTISSKIAKKVFVHLAKNGGGAREYVEKAGMVQISDPDVLIPIIHQVFADNEAAVADFKSGKRNADKAFTGFLMKATKGQANPQVALKLLAQELAKLKESE, encoded by the coding sequence ATGAACTTTGAAACAGTCATTGGACTTGAAGTCCACGTAGAGCTCAACACCAATTCAAAAATCTTCTCACCTACTTCTGCCCACTTTGGAAATGACCAAAATGCCAATACCAACGTGATTGACTGGTCTTTCCCAGGCGTACTACCAGTTCTCAATAAAGGTGTTGTCGATGCTGGTATCAAGGCTGCACTCGCTCTTAACATGGACATCCATAAGAAGATGCACTTTGACCGCAAGAACTACTTCTATCCTGACAATCCTAAAGCCTACCAAATTTCTCAGTTTGATGAGCCAATCGGCTACAACGGCTGGATTGAAGTGGAGCTAGAAGACGGTACGACCAAGAAAATCGGTATCGAACGCGCCCACTTGGAAGAAGACGCTGGTAAAAACACCCACGGTACAGATGGCTACTCTTATGTTGACCTCAACCGCCAAGGGGTGCCATTGATTGAGATTGTATCTGAAGCGGACATGCGTTCCCCAGAAGAAGCCTATGCTTATCTAACTGCCCTAAAGGAAGTCATCCAGTACGCTGGAATTTCTGATGTTAAGATGGAAGAAGGTTCTATGCGTGTGGATGCCAATATCTCCCTTCGTCCTTATGGTCAAGAAAAATTCGGTACCAAGACTGAGTTGAAAAACCTCAACTCCTTCTCAAACGTTCGTAAGGGTCTCGAATACGAAGTCCAACGCCAGGCTGAAATCCTTCGCTCAGGTGGTCAAATTCGCCAAGAAACACGTCGTTACGATGAAGCTAACAAGGCAACCATCCTCATGCGTGTTAAGGAAGGCGCTGCTGACTACCGCTACTTCCCAGAACCAGACCTACCCCTCTTTGAAATCTCAGATGAGTGGATTGAGGAAATGCGCACAGAATTGCCAGAGTTTCCAAAAGAACGCCGTGCTCGCTACGTTGCTGACCTTGGCTTGTCAGACTACGATGCTAGTCAGTTGACTGCAAATAAGGTCACTTCTGACTTCTTTGAAAAAGCTGTTGCACTCGGTGGCGATGCCAAACAAGTTTCTAACTGGCTCCAAGGTGAAGTTGCTCAGTTCTTGAACGCCGAAGGTAAAACACTAGAACAAATCGAATTGACACCAGAAAACTTGGTAGAAATGATTGCCATCATCGAAGACGGCACGATCTCTTCTAAGATTGCCAAGAAAGTCTTTGTCCACCTAGCTAAAAATGGTGGTGGCGCGCGTGAATACGTGGAAAAAGCAGGTATGGTCCAAATCTCAGATCCAGATGTTCTGATTCCAATCATCCACCAAGTCTTTGCGGATAACGAAGCTGCCGTTGCCGACTTCAAGTCAGGCAAACGCAACGCAGACAAGGCCTTCACAGGATTCCTTATGAAGGCAACCAAAGGCCAAGCCAATCCACAAGTTGCCCTTAAACTCCTTGCACAGGAATTGGCGAAGTTGAAAGAAAGTGAGTAA
- a CDS encoding YwaF family protein, whose product MFHQFITRTQTVPPPISLFWYGIMMLLLVLCIYGALVYHKNPKFVRLFKGIQILQLLALYSWYVGFGIPFSNSLPFYHCRLAMFAVVFLPDKWRSKQYFALLGASGAVFALVYPVFDPYDFPHITSFSFLIGHYALLVNSLVYLMNHYDKTLLKKYMIVAYTFILNLFLVGVNQVTGGNYGLLRDTPFISNAPLWLKYLLVSVILSLALVLFDILFKKRWKKRNQVKSVL is encoded by the coding sequence ATGTTCCATCAATTTATCACCAGAACTCAGACAGTCCCTCCTCCCATTTCGCTCTTTTGGTATGGGATTATGATGCTCCTATTAGTGCTTTGTATTTATGGAGCGCTTGTTTATCACAAAAATCCGAAATTTGTCCGCTTGTTTAAGGGGATTCAGATCCTCCAGTTACTAGCCCTATATAGCTGGTATGTTGGTTTTGGGATTCCATTTTCTAATAGCCTTCCATTTTACCATTGCCGTTTGGCTATGTTTGCGGTGGTTTTCTTGCCAGATAAATGGCGGAGCAAGCAATATTTTGCCCTCTTAGGAGCAAGTGGAGCGGTCTTTGCTTTGGTTTACCCTGTTTTTGACCCCTATGATTTCCCCCATATCACCAGTTTTTCATTTTTGATTGGGCACTATGCCCTTCTAGTGAATTCCTTGGTTTACTTGATGAATCACTATGACAAGACCTTGCTCAAGAAATATATGATTGTGGCCTATACCTTTATTCTCAATCTCTTTCTAGTTGGGGTTAATCAGGTAACGGGTGGAAATTATGGTTTGTTAAGAGATACCCCGTTTATCTCGAATGCTCCTCTATGGCTAAAGTACCTTCTTGTGTCCGTCATCCTCTCACTGGCTCTGGTTCTCTTTGATATCTTGTTCAAGAAACGGTGGAAAAAGAGAAATCAGGTGAAATCTGTGCTCTAG